A genomic stretch from Hemicordylus capensis ecotype Gifberg chromosome 5, rHemCap1.1.pri, whole genome shotgun sequence includes:
- the CKAP4 gene encoding cytoskeleton-associated protein 4: MSSAKQRSNKGTGGGSSPSERGAHSSHPDDVAKKQQQQSQAHSKGSSKGGSSPSGGSKSSSFCSLGKVFSFLFSLALVAAAVLAGFWVQHLLGEVKQLGLRQEGFAREREELSRNLEGALQKMQSLQSAFGGFELTLKNTQQKQDGTEKAIRQGESEINRISEVLQKLQNEILKDLSDGIHVVKDARERDFTSLENTVEERLTELTRSINDNIAEFTDVQKRSQDEINDVKAKVALLGGTEAYKHELQGLRAAVNEMQASMKAKEKAIESLQNTIDLMESDVLSEVKELLSLKQEHEKFKEAADTEHLSLQALQEQVLKAEESIVRLPNELKRLGEDLLQVKASVNIKEGNMLPNEIVETLQKNNEEFESRFRSIEKDLQALGSPSAQPPEGMESVLSKYDSKLAVLEESLGSLHGTLEGDVRSLTDTVRSLSESQLSVYSDIDELRRSVSDLPNNADALNNIQKQVRALLDQEKPQADMGQSEHLGKLSSVTASVDELRSSLGQVDSDLKMLRTAVDSLVAYSVKIEANENNVQSVKSSLDDVRNDLDRLFMKVEQILEKV; this comes from the exons ATGTCTTCGGCCAAACAAAGGAGCAACAAGGGCACCGGCGGCGGCTCCTCTCCGTCGGAAAGGGGAGCCCATTCTAGCCACCCCGATGACgtggcaaagaagcagcagcagcaaagccaagCTCATTCCAAGGGAAGCAGCAAAGGAGGCTCTTCGCCCTCGGGAGGAAGCAAATCCTCCTCTTTCTGCAGCCTCGGGAAGGtctttagcttcctcttctccctggCTCTGGTGGCAGCGGCGGTGCTCGCAGGCTTCTGGGTCCAGCACCTCTTGGGAGAAGTGAAGCAGCTCGGCCTCAGGCAAGAAGGCTTCGCCCGGGAGCGGGAGGAGCTGAGCCGCAACTTGGAAGGAGCGCTGCAAAAG ATGCAGTCTCTTCAATCTGCATTTGGAGGATTTGAATTGACACTGAAAAACACTCAGCAGAAACAAGATGGCACAGAAAAggctattaggcaaggggagagtGAGATCAATCGTATTAGTGAGGTTCTTCAGAAACTACAAAATGAAATCCTGAAAGACCTGTCTGATGGCATCCATGTTGTAAAAGATGCCAGAGAACGAGATTTCACTTCGCTAGAAAATACCGTGGAAGAGAGGCTAACAGAGTTAACCAGATCTATAAATGATAATATTGCTGAATTCACCGATGTCCAGAAACGGAGCCAAGATGAAATCAATGATGTGAAAGCAAAGGTGGCTTTGCTTGGTGGTACAGAAGCATACAAACATGAGCTACAGGGTCTGAGAGCTGCTGTTAATGAGATGCAAGCATCCATGAAAGCTAAAGAGAAGGCCATAGAATCATTACAAAATACCATTGATTTGATGGAGTCCGATGTGTTGTCTGAAGTCAAAGAGCTTCTCAGTCTCAAACAGGAGCATGAGAAGTTCAAAGAGGCTGCTGACACTGAGCATCTTTCAttacaagctttgcaagaacAAGTGCTTAAAGCGGAAGAATCCATTGTACGCCTTCCTAATGAGCTTAAGAGACTTGGTGAAGACTTGCTGCAGGTGAAAGCCTCTGTTAACATAAAAGAAGGCAATATGCTTCCCAATGAGATTGTGGAAACTCTGCAAAAGAACAATGAAGAATTTGAGTCCAGGTTCAGGTCCATAGAAAAGGATCTTCAAGCCTTGGGCTCACCATCTGCCCAACCCCCTGAAGGAATGGAATCCGTTCTCTCCAAGTACGATAGCAAGCTTGCTGTTTTAGAAGAAAGCCTTGGCTCTCTTCATGGTACTTTAGAGGGTGATGTGCGGTCATTGACTGATACTGTAAGGAGTCTCAGTGAATCTCAGCTCTCTGTGTACAGTGACATTGATGAACTACGGAGAAGTGTGAGTGACTTGCCAAACAACGCCGATGCCCTCAATAACATCCAGAAACAAGTTCGTGCTTTGCTGGATCAAGAAAAGCCTCAAGCAGATATGGGGCAATCTGAGCATCTAGGGAAACTCTCCTCTGTAACAGCTTCTGTTGACGAACTGCGATCCTCTCTTGGCCAGGTTGATTCGGACTTAAAAATGCTCAGGACGGCAGTTGACAGTTTAGTAGCTTACTCTGTGAAAATAGAAGCCAATGAAAACAATGTGCAGTCAGTGAAGAGCTCGTTAGATGATGTAAGGAATGACCTAGACAGGTTATTTATGAAAGTAGAGCAGATACTTGAAAAGGTCTAA